Proteins encoded by one window of Candidatus Zymogenus saltonus:
- a CDS encoding branched-chain amino acid ABC transporter permease — translation MNTPETMAYLTIQGLATGSLYGMIALGVVMIYKTNDVLNFAHGNMGLFSTFLIYMMMTKYTGPISAHLFDWACRIGILGGLNVDNFSILAFALIAVLTAVFAFFFGVILEVVFLRPAKEPSHLGLIVITIGLWQILDGTIIGLFGTEVYAMPPPLSDFKLFKLGKIPIDQLDLIILGITSCIIVVLYLFFRFTRLGIAMRATFQNREAAGLMGIGTRTIFAVTWGISSVLAATAGILTAAKLNLDNTVILFPFLKAFSAAVLGGLGSLPGVIIGGWMLGVSENLFGSYISMGYKTPFAFIVIIVVLIIRPEGLLSTRIKRGV, via the coding sequence ATGAATACCCCGGAGACCATGGCATACCTCACGATCCAGGGGCTCGCCACCGGAAGCCTCTACGGGATGATTGCCTTGGGAGTCGTCATGATCTACAAGACGAACGATGTGCTGAACTTCGCCCACGGCAACATGGGGCTCTTCTCCACGTTTTTAATATACATGATGATGACAAAATATACGGGCCCCATATCGGCCCACCTTTTCGATTGGGCCTGCCGTATCGGCATCCTCGGCGGGCTTAACGTGGATAACTTCTCCATCTTAGCGTTTGCCCTCATAGCCGTCCTTACGGCCGTCTTCGCCTTTTTCTTCGGCGTGATCCTCGAGGTCGTCTTCTTGAGGCCCGCGAAAGAGCCGAGCCACCTGGGACTCATCGTCATAACCATAGGCCTCTGGCAGATACTGGACGGCACCATAATCGGGCTCTTCGGGACGGAGGTCTACGCCATGCCGCCGCCCCTGAGCGACTTCAAACTGTTTAAGCTGGGAAAAATCCCAATAGACCAGCTCGATCTGATTATCCTTGGGATAACCAGCTGCATTATCGTCGTCCTCTACCTCTTTTTCAGATTCACGAGGCTGGGGATAGCGATGCGGGCGACCTTTCAGAACAGGGAGGCGGCGGGCCTCATGGGGATAGGCACCAGGACCATCTTCGCCGTCACTTGGGGGATAAGCTCGGTTTTGGCCGCCACAGCAGGAATACTGACTGCGGCCAAGCTCAACCTCGACAACACGGTTATACTGTTTCCGTTTCTCAAGGCCTTCTCGGCGGCGGTCCTCGGGGGGCTGGGGAGCCTCCCTGGGGTCATCATCGGGGGGTGGATGCTCGGCGTCTCCGAGAACCTCTTCGGGAGCTACATATCCATGGGATACAAGACCCCTTTCGCATTCATAGTGATCATCGTCGTTCTGATAATAAGGCCCGAGGGACTCCTTTCGACGCGGATAAAGAGGGGCGTTTAG
- a CDS encoding DUF374 domain-containing protein — translation MKKKNNDFPWDIKNPEQYGVHFGPYDDSRFKPTRRLMFKTGIPSMMLIIGSFYKSSKVYVIGKPLEDELLSKGKGIIYAHWHRYAQYYFMYASHKRHVIMSSHKDSGEVGARTMKSVGILTVRGAPKKVKKGGRIKDMKGKEALDAMIKLIKDEGFHAGLTVDGPSGPALVLKKGLVHLARESGSPILVMSAAARPHFTLPTWDGMWMPAPLSKIVYIFTGPFYVPKNADDEKIEEIRVEIEGHMREGVKMAELYWKDTDIRGRLGEPVRIETYFSPKF, via the coding sequence ATGAAGAAAAAAAACAACGATTTCCCATGGGACATAAAAAATCCCGAGCAATACGGGGTTCACTTCGGCCCCTATGACGACAGTCGTTTCAAGCCGACCCGGCGGCTCATGTTCAAAACCGGGATACCGTCAATGATGCTGATAATCGGCTCCTTTTACAAGTCCTCCAAGGTGTACGTGATAGGAAAGCCCCTCGAAGATGAGCTTCTCTCAAAAGGGAAGGGGATCATCTATGCCCACTGGCACAGATACGCCCAGTATTATTTCATGTACGCAAGCCACAAACGCCACGTGATAATGAGCAGCCACAAGGACAGCGGCGAGGTGGGCGCCCGGACGATGAAATCGGTGGGGATACTAACGGTCAGGGGCGCACCAAAAAAGGTGAAGAAGGGCGGCAGGATAAAGGACATGAAGGGCAAGGAGGCCCTCGACGCCATGATCAAGCTCATCAAAGACGAGGGTTTCCACGCCGGGCTTACGGTCGACGGCCCCTCCGGGCCCGCCCTCGTTTTGAAGAAGGGTCTCGTTCACCTCGCCAGGGAGTCGGGATCTCCGATTTTGGTTATGAGCGCCGCGGCAAGGCCACACTTCACCCTTCCCACCTGGGACGGGATGTGGATGCCGGCGCCACTTTCCAAGATCGTATATATTTTTACTGGACCATTCTACGTCCCGAAAAACGCTGACGACGAGAAGATTGAGGAGATACGAGTCGAGATCGAGGGGCATATGAGGGAGGGTGTGAAGATGGCTGAGCTTTACTGGAAGGACACAGACATAAGGGGAAGGCTGGGAGAGCCGGTTAGAATCGAGACCTACTTTTCCCCGAAGTTTTGA
- a CDS encoding ABC transporter ATP-binding protein encodes MPILKVKELSISFGGLRALKGVSFEVKEGGIFSIIGPNGAGKTTIFNCIGGQCRPDFGTIRFRDRDITGFRPHQVARLKIARSFQNMGLFPRMTVLENVLVGRHIHTAGGIFRSMLTLNRRCAKEEIAQRKAADGIIDLLNLISVRDKPAGGLPYGTKKTVELARAMAMEPELLLLDEPSGGMNVREREELKHRIKDIAVSKDITVVVVEHDMNLVMDISDEVLAVNFGEKIAQGTPEEIQRNPEVVRAYLGEEARI; translated from the coding sequence ATGCCGATACTCAAGGTCAAGGAGTTGTCGATCTCCTTCGGAGGACTCCGCGCCCTGAAAGGTGTCTCGTTTGAGGTGAAAGAGGGGGGGATATTTTCCATCATCGGCCCCAACGGCGCCGGCAAGACCACGATATTCAACTGCATCGGCGGCCAGTGCAGGCCGGACTTCGGGACGATCCGCTTCAGGGATAGGGACATAACGGGATTCAGGCCCCATCAGGTGGCGAGACTCAAGATCGCGAGGAGCTTTCAGAACATGGGGCTTTTCCCCCGCATGACCGTCCTCGAAAACGTCCTTGTCGGCCGCCATATCCACACTGCCGGCGGGATTTTCAGGTCGATGCTGACCTTGAACAGAAGATGCGCAAAAGAGGAGATTGCCCAGAGGAAGGCAGCGGACGGTATAATCGACCTTCTCAACCTGATTTCGGTGAGGGACAAACCGGCGGGGGGGCTCCCCTACGGGACGAAAAAAACCGTGGAGCTGGCAAGGGCGATGGCGATGGAGCCGGAGCTTCTCCTACTGGACGAGCCGTCCGGCGGGATGAACGTCAGGGAGAGGGAGGAGCTGAAACACAGGATAAAGGATATAGCCGTCTCCAAGGATATTACCGTAGTCGTCGTCGAGCACGACATGAACCTCGTAATGGACATCTCGGATGAGGTCCTAGCCGTGAACTTCGGCGAAAAGATTGCCCAGGGCACGCCGGAAGAGATACAGAGAAACCCGGAGGTGGTCAGGGCATATCTGGGAGAGGAAGCGCGGATATGA
- a CDS encoding helix-hairpin-helix domain-containing protein, giving the protein MSLIDELETITGKMSPRFMADVKTKLEGAIEDPSPKNVMGLRTEVNEFIWAVRMTGIEEIEDSLIDLTDILDSPGEIGENLVKFKGRFKELEKVIPPEVAEPEVTEVVYEKRDKPVDESKIEKLLMIPGIGREKATALIENGFENIEDIANAPLAKIITVRGISLSLAKDIKDFLDPNRLVGIEILPRILKTPRLSEEISFSAIPAADEEAPEDYFEEDIYEDDPELLEYYISRLKEFTANISKILDSISTSSPQKEAVLDLEEASLSLMSATRYMGLDLIESELSNIAEVSKEIASGEVELSDKSIYAIKQAQSGLEYGLKKLMGFLESVKKPETAEGEILAEESQATKKHLDDIQRLYADMGGILKKVSDKGKIDDEDLRKFKEDSDLLNKMAGSLAKPQENDEG; this is encoded by the coding sequence ATGTCTCTTATAGATGAGCTGGAAACTATAACCGGCAAAATGTCCCCCAGGTTCATGGCCGACGTAAAGACAAAGCTTGAAGGCGCAATAGAAGATCCATCGCCAAAAAACGTAATGGGGCTCAGAACCGAGGTCAACGAGTTTATCTGGGCCGTCAGGATGACCGGCATCGAGGAAATCGAGGATTCCCTTATAGACTTAACCGACATCCTCGACAGTCCCGGAGAGATAGGCGAAAACCTGGTCAAATTCAAGGGTAGATTTAAAGAGCTCGAGAAAGTCATACCGCCTGAGGTGGCCGAGCCGGAGGTGACAGAAGTCGTCTATGAAAAACGAGATAAGCCCGTCGATGAATCGAAGATTGAAAAATTATTGATGATCCCCGGAATCGGCAGAGAAAAGGCCACGGCACTCATCGAGAATGGATTTGAAAATATAGAGGATATCGCCAACGCTCCCCTGGCAAAGATTATCACGGTCAGGGGGATATCCCTCTCCCTTGCAAAGGATATAAAGGATTTTCTCGATCCGAACCGCCTGGTCGGGATCGAGATACTGCCGAGGATCCTGAAGACGCCTCGACTCTCGGAGGAGATATCTTTCTCAGCCATACCGGCCGCCGACGAAGAAGCGCCGGAAGATTACTTCGAGGAGGATATATACGAAGACGACCCGGAGCTGTTGGAGTACTACATTTCTCGATTGAAGGAGTTTACAGCGAATATCTCCAAGATCCTCGATTCCATCTCCACATCCTCGCCCCAAAAAGAGGCCGTCCTCGATCTCGAAGAAGCGTCTCTGTCCCTCATGAGCGCAACCCGTTACATGGGCCTCGACCTTATCGAATCGGAGCTCTCAAACATCGCCGAGGTATCAAAGGAGATCGCCTCGGGAGAGGTGGAGCTTTCCGATAAATCGATTTACGCGATAAAACAGGCCCAAAGCGGCCTGGAATACGGCCTCAAAAAACTGATGGGTTTTTTGGAGTCCGTAAAAAAGCCGGAAACAGCCGAAGGGGAAATCCTGGCGGAAGAATCCCAAGCCACAAAAAAACACCTTGACGATATCCAGAGGCTCTACGCCGACATGGGCGGAATCCTAAAAAAGGTCTCGGACAAGGGCAAAATAGACGATGAGGATTTGAGGAAGTTCAAGGAAGACTCCGACCTGCTGAACAAGATGGCCGGCTCCCTTGCAAAACCTCAAGAAAATGATGAGGGGTGA
- a CDS encoding zinc-binding dehydrogenase: MKAIVYNFSILRFLGMTLGGMITKSVMWSPISPIRLAEVEEPTLPNEDWAVVKTKLSGICASDMSAIKMADSPTLSPFASFPFIPGHENAGTLAEVGSGVRGFSAGDRVVVNPALSCEARGMDEICPSCARGEPSVCENSAEGKIARGANTGYSNETGGGWSKYFLAHKSQIYRLDGISDETAVMIDAFCSSLHPVMNNFPDDSDTVIVIGAGPLGLSAVAAIRGLGGKAKIVVIEESPFSGGIAKEAGADIVIYPGREKRTIYEIIAEMTGARVYKPILGDQILMGGVDKIFDTVGHAATMQMSLRLIRTGGFYGLIGLAATEKVDLTPIWFKEITMTGSLGYGMQDYKGKSVYTWDVALDLIREKKIDLEKYVTHKFPLKDYREAIKVNVFKERYGAVKTAFVFD; this comes from the coding sequence ATGAAAGCAATTGTCTATAATTTCAGTATTCTTAGGTTCCTCGGAATGACGCTTGGGGGGATGATAACAAAAAGCGTAATGTGGAGCCCGATCTCGCCGATAAGGCTTGCCGAAGTCGAGGAGCCGACCCTCCCCAACGAGGACTGGGCGGTCGTCAAGACGAAGCTCTCAGGGATATGCGCCTCAGACATGAGCGCCATAAAGATGGCCGACAGCCCCACCCTGAGCCCGTTCGCCTCGTTCCCCTTCATACCGGGACACGAAAACGCCGGCACCCTGGCCGAGGTGGGAAGCGGCGTCAGGGGATTTTCAGCAGGCGACAGGGTGGTCGTAAACCCGGCCCTGTCGTGCGAGGCGAGGGGGATGGATGAGATTTGCCCAAGCTGCGCCCGGGGGGAGCCTTCCGTCTGCGAAAACTCGGCCGAGGGGAAAATCGCCAGGGGGGCGAACACCGGCTACTCAAATGAGACCGGGGGCGGCTGGAGCAAATATTTTCTCGCCCATAAATCCCAGATCTACAGGCTCGACGGCATAAGCGACGAGACAGCTGTGATGATCGACGCCTTCTGCTCGTCCCTCCACCCCGTCATGAATAACTTCCCGGACGACAGCGACACCGTAATCGTGATAGGGGCGGGGCCGCTTGGGCTCTCCGCGGTCGCTGCCATAAGGGGACTCGGCGGAAAGGCCAAGATCGTCGTGATCGAAGAATCGCCCTTCAGCGGCGGGATAGCGAAAGAGGCGGGGGCCGATATAGTCATCTACCCGGGCCGCGAGAAAAGGACGATATACGAGATAATAGCAGAGATGACAGGCGCAAGGGTCTACAAGCCGATTTTAGGCGATCAGATACTGATGGGGGGCGTTGACAAAATATTCGACACGGTCGGCCACGCCGCGACAATGCAGATGTCGCTGAGGCTCATCAGGACAGGGGGATTCTACGGGCTCATCGGCCTTGCCGCAACGGAAAAGGTTGACCTGACCCCCATCTGGTTCAAGGAGATCACCATGACCGGATCCCTCGGATACGGGATGCAGGACTACAAGGGAAAGAGCGTCTATACTTGGGATGTGGCCCTGGACCTGATAAGGGAAAAGAAGATAGACCTCGAAAAATATGTTACGCACAAATTCCCCCTGAAGGACTACAGGGAGGCGATAAAGGTAAACGTGTTCAAGGAGAGGTACGGGGCCGTAAAGACCGCCTTCGTCTTCGATTAG
- a CDS encoding GNAT family N-acetyltransferase — MKAQSVTIRPYKTGDARAVIGIMREVFIDEYGWTTAFLREAVRTLRKMLMTMIPVSELFLVCESREGLCGVMFLKVGEEDSAFIRWLAVKRGYRGRGIGRILLEAALEFSREAGYESVKLITVGQLHEAMELYRCAGFIEVGQKETVLWDMEMNVHYMEIRL, encoded by the coding sequence TTGAAGGCACAGTCCGTTACAATAAGGCCCTACAAGACCGGGGACGCGAGGGCGGTCATCGGGATCATGCGGGAGGTATTCATCGATGAGTATGGGTGGACAACGGCCTTTTTGAGAGAGGCGGTAAGGACGTTGAGGAAGATGCTGATGACGATGATCCCGGTAAGCGAGCTGTTTCTTGTCTGTGAGTCAAGGGAAGGGCTTTGCGGGGTGATGTTTCTTAAGGTGGGGGAAGAGGACTCCGCCTTTATCCGATGGCTTGCGGTAAAGAGGGGTTACCGCGGGCGGGGGATCGGGAGGATTTTGCTAGAGGCGGCCCTTGAATTTTCCAGGGAGGCGGGATACGAGAGCGTGAAGCTCATCACGGTCGGCCAGTTGCATGAGGCGATGGAGTTATACAGGTGTGCCGGGTTCATCGAGGTCGGTCAAAAGGAGACGGTCTTATGGGATATGGAGATGAACGTCCATTATATGGAGATTCGTCTATAA
- a CDS encoding acyl-CoA dehydrogenase, with translation MSNYVVDERDQKFVLYEQLDIEKLTGYQRYSDFSKDVFDMVIEEARKFTVDILEPTVEEGEKEGCSLKDGVVSVPKCFHEPYKTFCEGGWLSMVHSPEVGGQGMPQILGTAAREYFNVNFSFLAYVGLTEGAAHLIHNFGTEEQKNKYLYKMFSGEWGGSMVLTEPGAGTDVGSLKTSAKKNPDGTYSITGTKMFITGADQDLVPNIVHPVLARVEGAPAGTKGISIFLVPKYLVKDDGSLGERNDWNVSNIEKKMGIKASATCVVNFGDNGKCYAEILGEEGQGMKIMFVLMNEARIGVGIQGLTAASRAYLYSVKYAKERLQGSDLANFRNPDAPRVPIINHPDVRRMLLWMKSHTEALRSLVYYTSWCSDMAVVAESEEEREKWHGILEVLTPILKAYGSDTGFKVADQGIMVHGGYGYTSDYPVEQILRDVKIAAIYEGTNGIQSLDLVGRKLGQKKGQNFMSLMGEIYGFISRQEKNEKIKDLVAKLKEGVDTLGEMAGFFAKCGKEGKFLVPVGNAYPFLNLMATVLSAWMLVWQASIASEKLDAMAKEKGADPSDWGKWAEFIKDNADAAYYSGKVAAAKYYVNNVLPGIDSIAKAIKTEDLSIMEIAEESFAF, from the coding sequence ATGAGCAATTACGTTGTTGATGAGCGGGACCAAAAGTTTGTCTTGTACGAACAGTTGGACATAGAGAAGCTCACGGGGTATCAGAGATACTCGGATTTTTCAAAGGATGTCTTCGATATGGTAATCGAAGAGGCCCGCAAGTTTACCGTGGATATCTTGGAGCCCACGGTCGAGGAGGGGGAGAAAGAGGGGTGCAGCCTCAAGGACGGCGTGGTATCCGTCCCGAAGTGCTTCCACGAGCCTTACAAGACATTCTGCGAGGGGGGCTGGCTGAGCATGGTTCACAGTCCCGAGGTCGGCGGACAGGGAATGCCCCAGATTTTGGGGACGGCGGCCAGGGAATATTTTAACGTCAACTTTTCATTCTTGGCCTACGTGGGGTTGACCGAGGGGGCCGCCCACCTGATTCATAATTTCGGCACCGAGGAGCAGAAAAACAAGTATTTGTACAAGATGTTCTCCGGCGAGTGGGGTGGATCGATGGTCCTTACGGAGCCTGGGGCCGGAACGGACGTGGGGTCGCTTAAGACCTCCGCCAAGAAGAACCCTGACGGCACCTACTCGATCACCGGGACGAAGATGTTCATAACCGGAGCCGATCAGGACCTGGTTCCGAACATCGTACACCCGGTTCTCGCCAGGGTCGAGGGTGCGCCCGCCGGAACCAAGGGTATATCAATCTTCCTCGTTCCCAAGTACCTCGTGAAAGACGACGGCAGCCTGGGCGAGAGGAACGACTGGAACGTCTCAAACATCGAGAAGAAGATGGGGATCAAGGCCTCGGCCACCTGCGTTGTGAACTTCGGCGACAACGGCAAGTGCTACGCAGAGATCCTGGGCGAAGAGGGCCAGGGGATGAAGATCATGTTCGTCCTCATGAACGAGGCGAGGATAGGTGTCGGAATACAGGGGCTTACCGCCGCCTCCAGGGCCTATCTCTACTCGGTCAAGTACGCAAAGGAGAGGCTCCAGGGGTCCGACCTCGCAAATTTCAGGAACCCGGACGCCCCGAGGGTCCCCATCATCAACCACCCGGACGTGAGAAGGATGCTCCTCTGGATGAAGTCCCACACAGAGGCGTTGAGGTCGCTGGTCTACTACACCTCCTGGTGCTCCGATATGGCGGTAGTGGCGGAGAGTGAAGAGGAGAGGGAGAAGTGGCACGGGATTCTCGAGGTCTTGACGCCGATCCTCAAGGCGTACGGGTCAGACACCGGCTTCAAGGTGGCAGACCAGGGGATCATGGTTCACGGGGGATACGGCTACACCTCCGATTACCCGGTGGAGCAGATACTGAGGGACGTGAAGATCGCCGCCATCTACGAGGGGACGAACGGCATCCAGTCCCTCGACCTCGTGGGGAGGAAGCTGGGCCAGAAGAAGGGGCAGAACTTCATGAGCCTAATGGGCGAGATATACGGCTTTATATCCAGACAGGAGAAAAATGAGAAGATAAAAGACCTCGTAGCCAAGCTGAAGGAGGGGGTCGATACCCTGGGCGAAATGGCCGGCTTCTTTGCGAAATGCGGCAAAGAGGGCAAGTTCCTCGTGCCGGTCGGTAACGCCTACCCGTTTCTGAACCTCATGGCCACGGTTCTTTCCGCCTGGATGCTCGTCTGGCAGGCCTCCATCGCCTCGGAGAAGCTCGACGCGATGGCGAAAGAGAAGGGGGCCGATCCCTCCGACTGGGGGAAGTGGGCCGAGTTCATAAAGGACAACGCCGACGCCGCTTACTACTCCGGAAAGGTGGCCGCCGCCAAATATTACGTCAACAACGTCCTTCCGGGGATAGACTCCATCGCCAAGGCGATCAAGACGGAAGACCTCTCGATCATGGAGATCGCGGAGGAGTCGTTCGCCTTTTAG
- a CDS encoding ABC transporter ATP-binding protein, translating into MGEKKRGRGVSKGVSPEKGGRKSLLELTGVEVRYDASAVVSDLSMSVEEGSVVALLGANGAGKSSVLKRISGLIRGRRDEGTILFDGRPIDSMRPEHIVRAGISCVPEGRELFGDLTVSENLKMGSYIRRERAGIKEDLERVNGYFPVLKDRKKQITSTLSGGEQQMLAVARGLMSRPRLLMLDEPSLGLAPMLVKDIFGIIREINREGVTVLIVEQNARMALEVADFGYVMETGRIVLEGTAENLRGNNMVREYYLGGRKK; encoded by the coding sequence ATGGGAGAGAAAAAAAGAGGGAGAGGCGTATCTAAAGGCGTCTCGCCCGAAAAAGGGGGCCGCAAAAGCCTTCTTGAGCTGACGGGGGTGGAGGTCCGCTACGACGCGTCTGCCGTCGTCTCCGATCTATCCATGAGCGTCGAGGAGGGGAGCGTGGTCGCCCTCCTCGGAGCGAACGGGGCGGGAAAGAGCAGCGTCTTAAAAAGGATCTCCGGATTGATCCGTGGCCGCAGAGATGAAGGGACGATCCTCTTTGACGGCCGTCCCATAGACTCCATGAGGCCGGAGCATATTGTCAGGGCGGGGATATCCTGCGTCCCCGAGGGGCGCGAGCTCTTCGGCGATCTCACCGTATCGGAAAACCTCAAGATGGGATCATATATCAGAAGGGAGAGGGCCGGGATAAAGGAAGACCTCGAAAGGGTAAACGGATATTTCCCTGTACTGAAGGATCGCAAGAAGCAGATCACGTCGACCCTCTCCGGCGGGGAGCAGCAGATGCTCGCCGTCGCCAGGGGATTGATGTCGAGGCCCAGATTGTTGATGCTGGACGAGCCGTCCTTGGGCCTCGCCCCGATGCTGGTCAAGGATATTTTCGGCATAATAAGGGAGATAAACAGGGAGGGGGTGACCGTTCTGATCGTCGAGCAAAACGCCAGGATGGCCCTTGAGGTCGCCGATTTCGGCTACGTCATGGAGACCGGGAGGATCGTGCTCGAGGGCACGGCCGAAAACTTGAGGGGAAACAACATGGTGAGGGAGTACTACCTCGGGGGACGGAAGAAATAA
- a CDS encoding ParA family protein, which yields MARVLAVVSQKGGVGKTTTAVNLAASVAALEVRTLLVGIDPQCGVSSSFEHDKKGNKYGLYDLLYHDVSIVEAIFHTEIKFLDVIGSNVKSSSEEDILNQIMKKDKFKLKQMFAEVDKFYDYIILDCPPSLGSISIATMIAADSILIPVQGEYFSKESLGRLLQTAREVARTYNPSLTIEGVLLTMVDFRTNLGKKVAEDIKKAMGEKVFSTIIPRTVRLAEAPMMKKPVILSDINSKGAMAYLALAQEILTKHEEEKRGKKDDVLNR from the coding sequence ATGGCCAGAGTTTTAGCCGTAGTAAGCCAGAAGGGGGGCGTGGGCAAGACCACGACCGCCGTCAACCTCGCCGCGAGCGTAGCGGCCCTTGAAGTAAGGACGCTGCTTGTCGGCATCGATCCCCAGTGCGGTGTCTCGTCCTCCTTCGAACATGACAAGAAGGGAAACAAGTACGGCCTGTACGATCTCCTCTACCACGATGTCTCGATCGTAGAGGCCATCTTTCACACGGAGATAAAGTTCCTTGACGTAATCGGGTCAAATGTCAAATCATCCAGCGAGGAGGACATTCTCAACCAGATTATGAAGAAGGACAAGTTCAAGCTCAAGCAGATGTTCGCAGAGGTCGACAAGTTTTATGACTATATAATCCTCGACTGTCCTCCCTCCCTCGGGTCGATCTCCATAGCCACGATGATTGCGGCGGACTCGATCCTCATCCCGGTTCAGGGAGAGTACTTCTCCAAGGAGAGCCTTGGAAGGCTCCTTCAAACCGCCCGGGAGGTGGCAAGGACCTACAACCCGTCCCTCACGATAGAGGGCGTTCTTCTGACCATGGTCGACTTCAGGACGAATCTCGGCAAGAAGGTGGCCGAGGATATAAAAAAGGCGATGGGGGAAAAGGTCTTCTCGACGATCATCCCGAGGACAGTAAGGCTCGCCGAGGCCCCGATGATGAAAAAGCCGGTCATCCTCTCCGATATAAACTCGAAGGGCGCCATGGCATACCTCGCCCTTGCCCAGGAGATACTTACAAAACACGAGGAGGAGAAAAGAGGCAAAAAGGACGACGTTCTCAACCGATAG
- a CDS encoding chemotaxis protein CheB: MKTWVAIIISDEKLRGAVETLLRVNDSAQVIGIFSDVEEATTELEKRGNVVVVLGFSGDHKATMRQLKLVQLHGPYKVLGVGNTSDTASSMFDAFRLGLLDFISLSADEIRNPSDNLLKEFIKSIDTISKADITRLKRVKLTLYEKPGWESCKDKPTYFLVLGVPRVGISSALKLASTLPRRNDTALFLSLPLPKEIIEKFISKFDRYTQWSIKGAVAGENIVGGVCYTTSLGDSFGIKGTVDGGGKLVSLPYKTGTIDTMMKSTAEAFGDLVMGILVEGIGNDGIQGLKAIKDRGGTTIAISEGGGVLPIVGENAVREGAVDLMADIDNLPRILEYLMGDVYDMVNLNGLINVS; this comes from the coding sequence ATGAAAACTTGGGTTGCGATAATAATTTCGGACGAGAAGCTAAGGGGAGCCGTCGAGACCCTCCTCAGGGTTAACGACTCGGCCCAGGTCATAGGGATCTTTTCCGATGTGGAGGAGGCGACAACGGAGCTCGAGAAGCGGGGGAATGTTGTGGTCGTCCTCGGATTCTCCGGCGATCACAAGGCCACTATGAGACAGCTCAAGCTCGTTCAGCTCCACGGTCCTTACAAGGTCCTTGGGGTCGGGAACACCTCTGATACTGCCTCGAGCATGTTTGACGCATTTCGCCTCGGACTACTCGACTTCATCTCCCTTTCGGCCGATGAAATAAGAAATCCCTCAGACAACCTCCTAAAGGAGTTCATAAAATCGATCGACACCATTTCCAAAGCCGACATCACGAGGCTGAAAAGGGTAAAGCTCACCCTGTACGAAAAGCCGGGCTGGGAAAGCTGTAAAGACAAGCCGACCTATTTTCTGGTATTGGGGGTGCCCAGGGTCGGTATCTCCTCGGCCCTGAAGCTGGCCTCGACGCTCCCGAGGAGAAACGATACGGCCCTCTTTCTGTCACTACCCCTTCCCAAGGAGATTATTGAGAAATTCATATCGAAATTTGACAGGTACACCCAATGGTCGATCAAGGGCGCCGTAGCGGGGGAGAATATTGTCGGGGGGGTCTGTTACACGACGTCTTTGGGGGATTCTTTCGGGATTAAGGGCACCGTCGACGGCGGCGGCAAGCTGGTCTCGCTGCCTTACAAAACCGGGACCATCGATACGATGATGAAGAGCACGGCCGAGGCCTTCGGGGATCTGGTCATGGGAATCCTCGTGGAGGGAATCGGCAACGACGGAATTCAGGGCCTCAAGGCGATAAAGGATCGGGGGGGCACCACAATAGCCATCAGCGAGGGCGGGGGAGTGCTTCCGATAGTCGGGGAAAACGCGGTAAGGGAAGGCGCCGTGGATCTTATGGCGGACATAGATAATCTGCCGAGGATTCTCGAATACCTCATGGGAGACGTCTATGACATGGTCAATCTAAACGGCCTTATTAATGTCTCTTGA